Genomic segment of Mercurialis annua linkage group LG6, ddMerAnnu1.2, whole genome shotgun sequence:
CCTTAATTTCACAACCCTAGCCTAAAGAATAACAATGAAATCAGACTAACATCACAACCCTAAAGAAGAACAATGAAATCAGAGAATAATAACTCACCTCTCTAAGCTTGCACCAATAAAACCTCCTTCTAGGGTTCCCTTTCGTGTATGAGGTATAAACGGAAGCAACTAGGTCATGGAGGCAATGCTTATGAGGAATGGAATTGAATTCCGAACTAGTAACTTCAGAGTAAATCCCACTGCTTGCTAACTCATGGTTCGTCATCAAACAATGTAAGGAAAAACTCGAAAAagataaattagggtttttagttGGAAGAATCAGGAAGTTAGAAGAAATTAGAGAGAATTTGGGAATTAGGTTTTCAGAACGAATAGGTTTGAATTTGGGGTTTTCAGATTTAGGGTATTTTAAGAAGGAAAACAAAACGGCAGCTTTCAAAATTAATGAGGAACGCGACCGTTCCGAGCAAAACGACTGCGTTTTGGGTAAGACAAGGTTCATCAAAGAAACGGTGTCGTCTGGGGTAAGACACGCTGGCAAATGAGTTGGATATCCGGCGTGCCGCGTAGGATTTCAACTACCGGAAATACGAGATGtgctaataaataaaaagaatggaAAGGTTGGGCCAACGcttgacaacttttaaaggttagACTTAAATCGAAAACTGCGCGAAAGGTTGtgctattaaataaaattaaccttTGTTTATGTTAATTactatcatttttatatttgatttgtacttttaactttattaaattatttgttattaaggataaatttaaaaaaatagtgataaatatttttttaatattctaaaataataaatattatggactaaaaaaattaaatacaataaatattatgaatcgGAGGAAACATATAATTTGAGAAAAGGAATACTTATATAGAAGAATTTGATAACAAATGAGTTTGTTGCATAGTGTTCGGACTATAACTTCTTGGTTTGTTAAGGTGTGTTTTTGAATTGACTATGATACGAcatttactttatatttttagaatcGTATAGTTTTAATGTAGAATTATATATTATGGACTGGATGTAATATGTAATCATATAGTCAGCACTTCATAATTAGATTGATAATTTGACATAgttaaatctaattaatcatacttaactctaattaaattttaataataatcttactttaaaattttaactaattaaattaattatacataattaattctaattaacctAATAAATTCTTGTTAAccataattttcttaattttctgCCGCCACTATCTGTAGAGCAGCAACAATTGCCTCCATTGCCAACAATTGTCAGTCAGGCCAACCCGAAGGTCATGTCCTTTTAAGCTCGACACCTCATCCCTAGAGCAACTCACTCTCCCACTTGACAAGCGGCTCGGTGTCAGAAATATTTCAAACAGAGGACAACTCTATCCAAAGCACCACCATCCACGTGGCCCAGCAACTCGAAAAATACCACcaactcggacataaatatccgacatactggggggactagtgataacgtagcagTGTAattagtaggggcgaagcaacctcgccaagaACATAtatcactaagtcaagcatttttACTGAGATGGTCCTAATAAGGAATGCCGAGCTATGACGAACAAGGGACGCTTCACCCAAGACTTGAATTCAggaatatatatacataaacgACCTCCGCCTGTGATGCTCGGCGTCATAGGCCGTATCAGAGTCCTCTTGATGCATAGAACTCGTGACTTGGGGGTCACCAGACTGGAAATGACGAAGTGGCATCTAGGATGGATATTAAATAACACCGGATTCAAGGCATCGCCCGAGCTTTGAAGAAGGAAACGTAGTAGATCGGCCCAAACAAGAATTGCAAAAGACGAGCTCCGAGATCCCATTATGATCCACACTCACGTGTAACTGATTATGGGCCCACAAAAGATCCTCTGACATGCGCGTAAAGAATGTTCCCTAAACCTGACACACTTAACAAACTGCGCCCAATATGGGGATTATGCCACGTAGGCATAATCGAATACAGGAACCACAAGAAGGAGAGCCTGCCAGCAATGCAAGGTCTGCACcaaaaccctaactataaaagAAGGTTTAAGGtgcaaaccctaggtaatttctttttttctctcacTTATTCAtctcttctttcttttcttcttctttctctcactGAAACTTACTAGAGCATCGAAGCGAACGTGACCCCAACCGAAAGTTCCATCTGACCTTATTTTTGGTCTGTGCAGGATTTGGAGATCAAATTCTCATTTGGTGATTCATCAGTAACTATGATATAATAtgtggtttttgttttgtatcttaaTGTTGTTAATTTAATTGGGTTTTAATGGGAAGTGACTCTAATGAGAGaatatgaaataaattgttattgttTTGATGGTTGAGataggtggtggtggtggtggaatcCAATGATTGTGGTATCCTAATCAATAGTGTTCAGAACGGAACATCATCTGCAGCAACAACAACAGTAATTTCTAAAATAAGGAGTGATTTATTGTCTACAACATTAAATACAACCATGGAAGATGAGCCTTGTATTTCTTCCATTTTTAATATTCTTGCTCTTATTTGAGATTGGATAATCATGTAATAATCAActacatttttatatttagtaattcaattttggcttaaatgcataaaaaattcACCATATTTTTTGGGATTAGGATTCCCTAATGTTCATTTGAACATGAGAGGTCATGTTCATtaaatctacaccattcattacaaaatgaatggtgtagataaaaaaagtccaaatttagttaaattaatttacaccatccattttataatgaatggtgtagattagtGAACATGACCTATCACGTTCAAATGAAcatgagggaatcccaatcctcttttttgtgttttgcatatttaataaaaaaaattaattttggcaaaaatattatacaaacttttcaatttttataattaagacGTCGGCATTGATTTGATTGTTAACTGCAccgttttaaatgtaaaattgtACCAAATATGTCATTGATTGTattctttttcttatttaggAATAGGAATTAGATTAAGATTTTATTGAGAAATTTTTACTCTCTATAAATAGTTGGGAATGgttattgtattatttatcCTTTAggtcaaatcaaataaaaactaGAGTAATGTGTATTTTATTCAGCAATATCCAGATTATTATTAGTTTAGGAgtagttttgatattaatttcGCTTGAGTTTTTTAATTTCCGAATTAATTTTTGTAGCTTTTACGGTTAACTTTGTTAACTCAAAAATTATGTGTGACTCTAAATACTAGTTCggttaaaatatcaaatctgaatagtttaaacttataaatttaaaatttcgaGTAAAGATTTATTTCGATGCAAAcgtacatttttaatttatagctTGCTTTATGTGGCTTTCCCCGGCTAATTTGATAATTACTTTCAAAATTGACCGGCATCTaattatatactccctccgtcccgtaaagatagaaaaagcactcattttacaagaattaagaaagtagttatttataggtaacttgtgataatttgtctaaattacccTTTGTAATCAATTAGTTATATACATTTCCCAAAGCCACTTTACTAAATATAACACTTAcaacttcttttttttattttttcaaaatatgcatttaatgttttatgataagtatgtaggggtattttgataatttttgacttaactaactccactttttttatttttatgggacaaaaaaaggtggtactttttctatctttacgggacggagggagtatatgctATCGTTTGATTTGTGGGATATTAAAATATAGTAGATCTTATGATGATCAAATGATGTTCGCTaaaactttattattattggttTGTTTTCTCTTCTATGTTAAAAAACATTGTCTATTCCAATTAATTGTAAaactttgaaaattatttttatagattcttttttgacaaatttatttatattattgagTACCATTTTTTTATGCAATTGCGTACCATTTTTTTATGCAATTGAGTACCATTTTGTATctcataaaaatttgaatttttatgctaaaaaggttgaatatcatttttttatacatatactAATAAATATCAGGATGACTTGACTTTCATTTAAGGATATTTAGTAAATTAtcatttatattaatgattaatcaattaactactaaaaatataaaaatttaatcatctaaaatctttttttgtttataattttattttttcaatttttaaatttaaatttatttttcaatttttaatttcaattataaccaTTTGTTTAATTTGAAATGGAAAAATACTTTCATTTATCTTCTGTATTatttcaaattgtatttttatcaaaataaattttaaaaatgaaacaatATAAAAGGTATACttaactatttttcttttcaatttaaacaaatgattataattttttttataattagaaaaaaaagagTGCTTGTGGAGAAATCGAATCTAAGACCTAACAATTTGCTGATTAGCGCTTATACCGTTTAAGTTATAACTCATTTGgtacatataattataattaaaaatagaaatttaaaaatatgctaAAATTGAGGATTTATAAAGATAAGGGCATAAAAAAAGTCAACCAAATTAATAATAGGTCTACGAATGTAGAtgcattaaaatatattttatattttttataattttttttatataaatttaataaattaataattttttccattatatatattaataattaataaggttGATTGTATATGAAAAATTCTAATCTAAATCTAATTCATAAATTTTCTATAAACCTACAGTGAAATGtaagaaaatttaatataattttttttgcatagGTACATAATTTTTCTATAGACCGGCCATTATATATCACCTTGTTTTGCCTTTTTGGTGATTATTCTACAAAGTCATAAACCAGGTCCTTCCATGTAAACCGAGTCAACTCATGTTCCATTTCCAACACCTTCCCCTTTCTCCTCCATACAAAACCTTACAAATTTACACTTCGTTAAACCTGCACCAAACTATCCGATTACTGAACCGGGTCGCCGGCGTAGTCCATGACTTGATGGGCCGACTCTGCAATCTCTGTGCTTGCCTCGACAGAAAACTCAAATCCGTAAAAGCCTCCTATGGCGCTGATAACCGCGACGATAACGATGAATTGGACACTCATAACCTCTTCTTTGACCTGCGTACTCTTCAAATTGCTACTAATTTCTTCTCCGACTTGAATCAGTTAGGCCATGGCGGTTTCGGTCCCGTTTTTAAGGTATGTAACGTTAACATACGGGCGTACCTGAGAGTTTATGGTCCCCACTTTATAGCAAATTTATGCATCCCTGGTAACGGTAACAGGCAAGAGTTGCTTGGCAATTCTGCCGTTAATGgtggtaattgaaatgtttttttacAGGGATTGATACCGAATGGTCAAGAAGTTGCAGTGAAGAAGCTTTCATTATCGTCGAGACAGGGACTGAGGGAATTTTCGAATGAGGTGAAACTTTTATTAAAGATTCAGCACAAGAATCTGGTCAGTTTGTTAGGTTGTTGTGTTGAAGGGCCGGAGAAGATGCTTGTTTATGAATATCTGCCCAACAGAAGCCTTGATTATTTTCTATTTGGTAAAATAACTCTGTATTTGGAATTTTCTTTAAGCTTTAATCATTATTTCCACCTTTTTCggctttttttttgttatggtTCAAACCTTCAAAATCGTCAATATTAgcttattttttcaattttcagttttaattgtagcaatttaattaaattagggtgatttcttttttatatatatgctcttcgtgtttgaaatttttgatgGAAAATAGATAAACTGGAACAATATGAAGCAATATTTGAACCCTTTTCACTTTAATTTGAACAAATCGCTACAGTTGAAACTGAATGttaagaaatttaattaaattgaggttttgtgaatgtttggacCATAGCCGAAAAAAGTcgaaaaggttaaatatttttggatgattaagcATTTTCTTTAATAGGTCAATAAACATGTTATTTGGTTTATCAGCTTGAATTTTAATTTGGAGGGATGGAATATTGTCAGATAAACAGAAATCTGCATCTCTTGATTGGAGAACTCGGTTTAAAATAGTTACAGGGGTGGCAAGAGGTCTTCTATACCTTCATGAAGAAGCCCCTGAAAGGATTATTCACAGAGACATCAAAGCTAGTAATATCTTGCTGGATGAACATTTGACTCCAAAGATATCGGATTTCGGCCTGGCTAGGCTGTTTCCTGGTGACGACACGCATATGAATACATTTAAGATTTCTGGCACTCAGTGAGTAAATCAAATTTGTCATTTTCTGACTGGAATGTTGATGAGCTAATTACAGAAAAAGTAAGTAATTGATTTTGTTGAATGCAGTGGTTATATGGCACCTGAATATGCCTTGCATGGTTATTTGTCGGTGAAGACTGATGTTTTCAGCTATGGAGTTTTGTTACTGGAGATCGTAAGCGGGAGGAAAAATTATGATAGCCGACTTGGTGGTGAAAAGGCCGACGTCTTAAACTATGTAAGTTCATATTGCTTAGAATTGTGAACCACAAACTTCTGATGCACTTACATTACAGATGCTTATGGTTTGATAAATTGATAAACAGACTGCATCCATATCGGTTGTTTCCTATATTTTCAACCCAAAATCAAATTTGTAAAACAGTTTACATGCTATTTAATTTGTTCTTAATTATTTCTTTCCACACTGATTCTAGGTAAATACAAATTAACCTGTTGATGTTACTAACCAACATAAGAAATGTTATTGGTACGTTCCGGTAGTGTAAAGGTCATATTTAAATACAAGATACCTGAAAGATATCCTGAACTCGTTGCAATGCATGTAATTAGGAAAGCATAAACGATGCCCATTCTGTCTTGCAAATAATATTATAGTTCTATTCGATGCCACTTGACTTGTCATACTCGTAAAATCAGAATTCAGTTTGACAGTCAATGTGACATGTAAACTGAAAATTAAGCTTGTGTTATATGGAAGTGCTGGTTTAGGTACATTACATGTTTGAACGGTCATTTATGGTACAGTTATGCCCAATTCTGCATTTACATGGTAGTAAGATACAATTTTACCTAAATTAAGCTATGTCAATATTAAACCTGACTCTGATATCCAAGTGCTGGTTTTCAAATATCTGGAACTGCCATCGTTTTGTATGTTTAATCGAGTTATAAGCGAACCAGATTGATCCGATCCTCATGGTTTTGGATGCTTTTTAAGCAGACATGGATGCTCTaccaaaaaggaaaaatgttggAGTTAGTTGATGCGAGCCTTACAAAATGCAACGGTGACGAGGCAGCAATGTGCATTCAGCTGGGGCTGTTATGCTGTCAGCAAAGTATTGCAGAAAGGCCAGATATGAATACGGTTCATCTCATGCTTTTAAGCGACTCGTTTACATTGCCTAGACCAGGTAGACCTGGACTTCAAGGGCGACGGGCGAATTTTACGACAACAGGCACTTCAGCTTTTACTAATACAAACACTAACACAAATACTAATGGTAGCAGTACAAATACGGGCATCGGTAAAGCATCGGGAGGGAATAGTTTTATTGAGGATTATTCTAGAAATTCCATGTCTGTTTCTTCTATTGATGAAGGTAGATGAGAATTATTTATACTTATATGAAGGGTGATTACCttctttttcattatttttagtGGTAGCTTTATTAAGATTATGTATAGCATTAACTCATTATAAGTATAAAATGCTTgtcatttaaattgtttttccaTGTAATTAGATATGGTTAGGAGTATATTCTTGTGAATGTCACTAAACAGGGGTGATTTCAACCTCTATTTTGTTTAAGTATTATCAAGTTTTAAGTAGAGATTTATAATGAGGgtcttttttgaagaaaaaaattgaaatgattTTTGTTTGTCACAGAAATCTGAAATAATGCTTGGATTAATGAAAAATAAGTAGAACTAAATTCTAGAGTGAataatgatttaaaatttatgcaCTGCCACTTTTGAAGtgatacatattttaaaatgggttaatttcataaaaagtcacgaccaTTActcgaattttcattttaatcatgacttttaaCGTATTGGTATAATtcatattatattttcaattatattacAGATTGTAATACAGTCGGCTAAGAATTTTTGCAGTACTGGAAACCCATACTGTGTCTCTTGAAAGCGAGTATATAATATgtattgtttttgaaatttggagAAACAACCAAGAAAGTTAGTTGTGACCTAGCCGACACTCCTTTCTTTGAGATTGGTGCGGGTTGCCATTCCATTGAccattgttatttgattttgtaGTTCATTTTTAGGTTTGAAATATACTActagtattttttatattagtaaAATTTCTCGTAATAATTTGGTGTCTgaacattttaataaattttttaaattggtatagattatttattttatttttactttaaggcttaatttcttaaaaaacccccaccttgcatttttttttcgtttataccctgaccttgtaaaaacatcatttgtacccaattttgagtttttatgtttcatctctacccaaaagcattaaattgtactcttttcatttgaaaaaaagtttaaaacaattcttcatttttaacttatatacgaattagatattaatgttattaatagtacaaaaatacaatctttttcaaaaaattaaaaataataataatttttttttagtttttttaaaaaatatttcgaattttttttaattttttcaacttttttaaaaatatttccgacaaaaaaaattaaatttttttagtttttttaaaaaatatttcgaattttttttaattttttcaacttttttaaaaatatttccgacaaaaaaaattaaaaataataattttttttaattttttagtattttatcaaattaaaaaaattaattaattatttggatgtatttgattattttttaagtttaaggatttatttgtatattttaaaatagaaaaaagtatgttttaaactcttttccaaatgaaaaaagtacaatttaatgcttttgggtagagatgaaacataaaaacccaaaattaggtacaaatggtgtttttacaaggtcagggtataaacgaagaaaaagtgcaaggtgggggttttttaaggaattaagccttactttaaataaattgtatttttatttacgAAAGTATTAATTATGAAATTCTGTGTAACATTAAAATTTCCCTTTTATATAAAGTTTATGAGAGTCACAATTGgtgaaagagaaagaaaactAAACTAACATTGACAAAAGAGGAAATTAGACTCAGCActtgattatcaaaaataattccaaaaatacttgagcattttttttttttcctgtCAACACttgattccacctttttatttcatctagcacttgattccacctttttatttcatccagcacttgatttcacctttttatttcatctaacACTTAACCCAACCTTTTTATTTCGTCCAACatttaacttcatttttttatctatccaacatttaactccatttttttaagatttagaatttagattttaagattttaggggtttagggtttatgattttagggttagggtttagcatgatttagggtttagggtttaagatttaggatataggatttagcatgatttagggtttagggtttagcatgatttaggatttagggtttaagatttaaaatttagggtttatGGTTTAGtatgttttagggtttagagtttggagtttagggtttagggtttaggctttagcatgatttaggatttagggtttagagaaataagattttaagtgttaggtttaatgtttttattaaatcaagtgctaggtgcaatttattttcttttgtaagtattgtccgcaaataaaaacgaatataagtatttttgagattattttaacaaaatcaagtatttttcaatttttccctTGACAAAAAGTAGAGTCATTTTTCAGTCAGTTCAGTTTCAGTGTGTTCAGTTAGTGATGGAGAGTGAATGAACAAACATGAAGAAGAGATGAAGTTAGATTGTATTTAGGATTTGTGGGATCATCAgcttataatattattaatattaatagtaagaaaaaatagtataaaaaagaAATGATGAGGCCGAACTGGGAACTGAAGAAATGCTGCAATCATGAGCAAGTTGTGTTTCTCGTCACCGTCTCTGTCTGTGCTGTTGTCATTCTTGCGGTATCTTTCTTTTCTATATTACTacatttttcaattaaagaaGCAATCTTCAATGTATATTATATTGCTTTTATCTTAAATCATTATGGTTCACAAGTTGGATGGTTCCATTTGATCTGTTTTGCtataagtttgtttttgtttctctGCTTTCTATTGCAATTATTGGACGTTTCGGACAggaaaacttcatttttttttagatagaaaaccttaaaataacaccattTCGCCGTGTCCCTGTCCAGTTTCTCCTTGTCTCTGTCAAGTGTTCCGTTTCCCGTGTCCGTGCCTGTGCTACAATGGGGTTCTGGCTAATGCTGTAATGCATTCAGTTTGTTATAAGTATAAAGTTTTGGAGTTTCTATAGACTTTCCGAAAATGGAAAGAGACCATCGGAATGTAAGACTTGATAAGTTTCCGCGCAATATAGGTTTCTATGAGTTCTAATCTTATTTGAACATTGGCCCCAGTTGAAAGGGATGTACCTTGTGTGTTATGTAACAAATTTTTAAGTGAGTGTGGTTTAGATGTATAGAATGCGGCAACTTCAATTCTATAAATTGGAATTGTCTCATTGAAGGTTAGTGAAGTTCGAGTTTCTATACTTTAATGGCATAATTACTTACTCTAATGGCTTCTTTAAAGTAAAAGCTAATGTATTGATATGCCTTTGTTTGTGAATTATACTGAATTCAATCAATATATGAGAGTCATTTCTTTGTTATTGTTACAGTTATGGAGAACAGTACTGCTGACACCATTCAAGCTCGTGACTGTATTTCTTCACGAGGCGAGCCATGCCATAGCTTGTATATTAACTTGTGGCCATGTAAGAGTCTGCTCAATTCTCATATTTAGTGCATATGCTTGATTCTTATGAATTGCTGGATGAATCCTAGCAACCTTATAATTATCTCATTCCATAAATCCAAGTAACAAAGTCTTAACAATATACATAGAATGGTATTTAGTTTTGACAGTGCAAGCCAAAAATTTGTGTCCCATATGGTAAACTGAAAGCAAGAGCAACTGTTTGGATATGAATATCTGAAAAATAGATACTGAACATCCTTCTC
This window contains:
- the LOC126654130 gene encoding cysteine-rich receptor-like protein kinase 44, translating into MFHFQHLPLSPPYKTLQIYTSLNLHQTIRLLNRVAGVVHDLMGRLCNLCACLDRKLKSVKASYGADNRDDNDELDTHNLFFDLRTLQIATNFFSDLNQLGHGGFGPVFKGLIPNGQEVAVKKLSLSSRQGLREFSNEVKLLLKIQHKNLVSLLGCCVEGPEKMLVYEYLPNRSLDYFLFDKQKSASLDWRTRFKIVTGVARGLLYLHEEAPERIIHRDIKASNILLDEHLTPKISDFGLARLFPGDDTHMNTFKISGTHGYMAPEYALHGYLSVKTDVFSYGVLLLEIVSGRKNYDSRLGGEKADVLNYTWMLYQKGKMLELVDASLTKCNGDEAAMCIQLGLLCCQQSIAERPDMNTVHLMLLSDSFTLPRPGRPGLQGRRANFTTTGTSAFTNTNTNTNTNGSSTNTGIGKASGGNSFIEDYSRNSMSVSSIDEGR